A section of the Rossellomorea marisflavi genome encodes:
- a CDS encoding glutaredoxin domain-containing protein produces MGSHYPRERMIRVKTVTLYTQPECPPCEIVKLYLKEQQIPYIEVNIKEEPNARSYMLNVLKSYSTPTVTVDDQVIKGFQMEELAQALDLS; encoded by the coding sequence ATGGGTTCACATTACCCGAGAGAGAGGATGATCAGAGTGAAGACTGTCACTTTATATACTCAACCCGAGTGCCCCCCTTGCGAAATCGTGAAATTATACTTAAAAGAACAGCAAATTCCCTACATAGAGGTGAACATCAAAGAAGAACCAAACGCCCGATCCTATATGCTGAACGTGTTGAAAAGCTATTCTACACCAACCGTTACGGTGGACGATCAGGTGATTAAAGGATTTCAGATGGAGGAGTTGGCTCAAGCCCTGGATCTCTCCTAA
- a CDS encoding DUF3993 domain-containing protein, giving the protein MVRKYWLILTLVLGLSLTVGTQATAIGTTVDQLDGKQAVTLVEDAFEVQRSLSEKPRGKADIEAMLSDYFTDEQVKGFMEENLYQEGDGYSAFGSDFASYYIPFFTFDKETKAAFDDGHWYIWEVRSGDEEGPVSTVQGEEVVKLSFTDGKWKISSISYELPSGIKGS; this is encoded by the coding sequence ATGGTGAGAAAATACTGGTTGATCCTGACGCTTGTCCTTGGGTTGAGTTTGACCGTTGGCACACAGGCCACGGCAATTGGAACGACTGTAGATCAATTGGACGGAAAACAGGCTGTCACCCTGGTGGAAGATGCGTTTGAGGTTCAACGTTCTTTAAGTGAAAAGCCGAGGGGAAAGGCTGACATAGAAGCGATGCTTTCAGATTATTTCACGGATGAACAGGTGAAGGGGTTCATGGAAGAAAACCTTTATCAAGAAGGCGATGGGTATAGTGCATTCGGATCGGATTTTGCCTCTTACTATATTCCTTTCTTTACATTTGATAAAGAAACAAAGGCTGCATTTGATGATGGGCATTGGTACATATGGGAAGTACGATCAGGAGATGAGGAAGGACCTGTTTCCACGGTTCAAGGGGAAGAGGTAGTCAAACTATCCTTTACTGATGGAAAGTGGAAAATCTCTTCTATCTCATATGAACTTCCGTCAGGAATAAAAGGGAGTTAA
- a CDS encoding YkuJ family protein: MSQLLGIIQRLKSLQEQGEQGETQQRYFEYNGKKICEVRYLPKQDTFEIEVMKENGSTYPFDNIDITAIEIFELLQEAVQE; the protein is encoded by the coding sequence ATGTCTCAGCTTCTTGGAATTATACAAAGACTAAAGTCTCTGCAAGAACAAGGGGAACAAGGAGAAACACAACAACGATACTTTGAATACAATGGAAAAAAAATCTGTGAGGTACGATACCTTCCAAAGCAGGATACCTTTGAAATCGAAGTAATGAAAGAGAATGGGAGTACATACCCTTTCGATAATATAGACATTACGGCTATCGAGATTTTTGAGCTACTGCAAGAAGCAGTTCAAGAATAA